GGGCAGAAGATAGCTTAGAAGGTGGAAAAAAAGATTTGATGGAAAGAAATTTAACAAGCAAAGATGTGGTTTGTGGTATTGCGGCTTCAGGTAGAACGCCCTATGTTATAGGTGGAATGAAATACGCTAAAGAAATTGGTGCAGCAGTTATTAGCGTTACGGCAAATCCTGAATGTGAAATGTCAATGATTGCAGATGTTCCTATTGGAGTAAATGTTGGTCCAGAAGTTATAACTGGTTCTACCAGATTAAAAGCAGGAACTGCACAAAAGCTTATACTTAATATGCTTACAACTGGTACAATGATAAAATTAGGAAAAGTTTATGGAAATTTAATGGTAGACGTTAAAGCCTCAAATGAAAAGTTAGTAGCAAGAGCCAAAAGAATAGTTATTGAGGCTACAGAAGTTAGTGAACAAGAAGCAGAATCAGTGCTGATAAAAACTAATTATGATGTTAAATTAAGCATACTTATGATAATAACTGGACTGAAACAGGAAGAAGCTGCTAAAATACTTCATAAGAACAATGGATATGTACAAAATGCTATAGATGATGCTAAAAATTTTTAAATTCGTAGTATCCTTGACATTGTATTTTAAACTTAATATAATCATATAGGTAGAGGGAGTAACTTGCTTTTTTAAGTATCAAAGTCGTCAGTACGGAATATTTTCCCGGCTTTGTTGGCATCATTTGTTTAGTGAGACTCTACAATTAAGTTTTTTATGTAAAAAACTTAATTGTAGAGTTTTTTTTTATAAAAGTTTAAAGAAAGGGAGTATATTTATGGACAAAATAATACTTAATTATCTTAACACATTTCCTACTATTGTTTTAGTACTTATTATAGCTGTAATGCTATATATTTTAAGCAAAGGGGCAGATCTTCTTGTAGATGAGGCAGTTGGATTATCAGTACGTTGGGGTATACCTAAAATGATAATCGG
The DNA window shown above is from Haloimpatiens massiliensis and carries:
- the murQ gene encoding N-acetylmuramic acid 6-phosphate etherase, whose translation is MKIEKLEKLITEGRNSNTLDIDRLSTIQMVERINDEDTKVPIAVREARVNIAKAIDIISERLSKGGRLIYIGAGTSGRLGILDASECPPTFGVDFEMVQGIIAGGYGAIFKAVEGAEDSLEGGKKDLMERNLTSKDVVCGIAASGRTPYVIGGMKYAKEIGAAVISVTANPECEMSMIADVPIGVNVGPEVITGSTRLKAGTAQKLILNMLTTGTMIKLGKVYGNLMVDVKASNEKLVARAKRIVIEATEVSEQEAESVLIKTNYDVKLSILMIITGLKQEEAAKILHKNNGYVQNAIDDAKNF